CAATCCCGAATTCACCATGATGGAATTTTATCAGGCCTACGCCACCTACGAGGATTTGATGGATTTCACTGAAAAGCTGGTCTGCCACGTGGCGCAAGAGGTGGTCGGGTCCCTCAGGTTTTCCTATGGCGGCCGCGAGGTGGATCTCAGCGCGCCGTGGGACCGTCTCACCGTCAAGGAGGCGATTCTCAAATACGGGGACGTGGAGCCGCATGTGCTTGAGGACAAAAGCCGCTGCCTGGCTTATGCCCGCAGTCTGGGTCTCGATTTCGACGACGGCATCGGCCATGGCAAGCTGCTGACCGAAATTTTCGACGAGGTGGCGGAACCGAAGCTGTGGAATCCGACCTTTGTCACCCAGTACCCGACGGAAGTGTCGCCCCTGTCACGTAAAAACGACAGCAATCCCGAGGTCGTGGACCGTTTTGAACTGTTCGCGGTTGGGCGCGAGCTGGCCAACGCCTTTTCCGAACTCAATGACCCCATCGACCAGAAAGAGCGTTTTGCCAAACAGCTTCTGGAAAAGGAAGCCGGTGACGAAGAGGCGCATGCCATGGACGAGGATTATATCCGCGCCCTGGAGTACGGACTTCCGCCCACCGCCGGCGAAGGGATCGGTATCGACCGGCTGGTGATGCTGTTGACCGATGCGCCCTCGATCCGGGAAGTCATCCTGTTTCCCCAGTTGCGCCCCGAAGCAAGATAATTTTTGTGTGGGGCGGTGTTGTTTGCTGGCACCGCCCCCTTTTTACCTGCGGGAGATCCATGGGTTACGAATGGTTTGTCAGCCTGCGGTATCTGCGGGCCAAACGCAAGCAGACCTTTATCTCGGTCATTTCCTTCATCTCCATTGCCGGAGTAACCCTCGGGGTTGCCGCGCTCATCGTGGTGCTGGCGGTCATGACCGGTTTTCATGACGGCGTGCGCCAGCAGATTCTCGGCAACGTGCCTCATGTCCTGATTCAGCAGCAGGGCGGTGCCATCGACGGCTACCCGCAACTGGTGAAAACCGTCAGGCAACAGGTGCCGGAGGCCGTGGCGGTAAACCCCTTTGTAAGCAAGGAGGCCATGCTGCTGGCCCGGGGCAATGTGGCCGCGGTGAACGTCAAGGGGATCGAGCGGGGAAACAAGGTTTTTCGGCAGCCGTTTTTTCAGTCTACCGACGAGCAGGTTCAGGCCGCGCTGTACAGCGGCAGTGACGGCCCGCCCGGCATCGTGCTGGGTCTCGATACGGCATCGACCCTCGGGGTTGGCCTCGGCGATACGGTCAATGTCATTCCGCCGAAATTCAATGTTACGCCGTTCGGTCTTATCCCCAAGATGAAACCCTTCCGGGTTGCGGGTATTTTCCAGCACCGGGGAGGTTTTCTCGATGCCTACTTCGCCTACGTCGATCTGCGTCAGGCCCAACAGTTTCTCGACGCCAACGGGCAGGCCAGCGGCGTGGAAATCGAGCTGGTGTCCTTCGAGCAATCGCGGCAGGTGACGCAGAGACTGCGTGACAGCCTGCCCTACCCGTATCTGGTCAGCTCCTGGGAGGACCTGTTCGGTTCCTTTCTGTCCGCCCTCAAACTTGAAAAGCTGGGTCTTTTTATCGTGCTGGGCATCATCGTACTGGTGGCGGCGTTCAATATCGCCACCACCCTGATCATGATTGTCATGGAAAAGCACAAGGATATCGCCATCCTCCGCTCCATGGGTGCGAACTCCCGCAGCATCCTGCAGATCTTCGTGTTCCAGGGTCTGATCGTCGGTTCCCTCGGCACCGCGCTGGGTACGCTGCTGGGTGTGACCCTGGCCGGCAATGCCGATCCCATCATCAAGGGGCTGGAAAGATTGCTCAAGGTGCGGATTTTCGACCAGGCCGTTTATGGCATGGAGCGGTTTCCTTCGGTTGTCAACGCGGATGATGTGATCGCGGTGGCGCTGACGGCCATGGTTATCTGTCTGCTGGCGACCATTTATCCGGCATGGCGGGCTTCACGGATGGATCCGGGCGAAGCTCTGCGCTACGAGTAGGGGGAAGGGTGATAGAAGTCCAGGGCTTGTGCAAAAGTTTTGTCAGCGGCAGCCGTCGGGTCGATGTCCTGTCCCATGTCGATCTTGAAATCGCCATGGGGGAACGGGTGGCGGTCGTCGGCGCCTCGGGCGCGGGCAAAACCTCCCTGATGCATATTCTCGGCGGGCTGGATCAGCCGAGCAGCGGCGATGTGCGGTATGACGGTCAGGATATTTTCCGGCTGCGCGGCGCCGAACTCGATGCTTTCCGCAACCGCACCCTCGGTTTTGTTTTCCAGTTTCATCAGCTGCTTCCGGAGTTCACGGCGCTGGAAAACGTCATGATGCCGGCCCTGATCGCCCGCTGGTCCCGCTCCAGGGCCGAAGCCGCCGCCAAAGACCTGCTTTGCGAAGTCGGACTCGAGCCGCGACTGAGCCATAAGCCTGGCGAACTCTCCGGGGGAGAACAGCAGCGGGTGGCCATTGCCCGGGCGCTGATCATGTCGCCCCGGGTTCTGCTTGCCGACGAACCGACCGGCAACCTCGACAGCGCCACTTCGGACGGCATCTACAACCTGTTGACACGGCTTCATGACACCCGCGGACTTACCCTGGTTGTGGTGACCCACGATGCGCGGTTGGCCGCGGGGCTCGATCGCATTGTCCATATGGCGGACGGCCGGATCGCGGATTGCGCCTGATGTATGCCGGCACGGCCCGCCACGGTGTTCCGCCATGCGCCAAAACCCCTGGTGCTCGGAGCCGCCGGCGTTTGAGGGGGTTTACACCCTCGCGATCTTTACCTATAATGACCCACTTTCTTGCCTGTTCGGAGTAATGGCTGCATGAAGAATCGTTGGATAATCTGGCTGATATCGCTATGGTTGATACCGGTCGTCGGGATGGCTTCTCCGGTTCAGGTGGATCAGGTGCTGATCGACGGCAACCGCCGCGTCGAGCGCGGTTACATCGAAGGGGTGCTGACGGTTGCGCCCGGCACCTCCGTTACAGTCGAGGAGATCGACCGTAACATCGAGGCGATCTTCAAAACCGGCCGCTTCCAGGATGTTTCCGCCGAGCTGGTTGAACGCGACGGCAAGAAGGCTCTGGTATTCAAGGTAAGCGAACGGCCCCTGCTGCGGAAAATCAACTTTACCGGCAACTCGGAGATAAAATCCGAGAAGCTCGGAGAAATGGTCAATGCGCAGAAGATAGAATTCTATCGTCCGCAGGTCGTTCGTGACGCCACCGATATTATCAAACGCGCCTACGTCCAGCAGGGCTACTACGCCACCGAAATCGATGCGAAGGTCGATATCAACGAGCGCCAGGAAGCCACCATCACCTTCAATATCAATGAGGGCGACAAGGTTTACGTAACCAATATCCGCTTCGAGGGCAATACGGTTTTCAAGGCCAAGCAACTGAAAAAAGCCATGTTGTCCAAGGAGAAATGGTTTTTGTCCTTTATTACCGGCCGGGGTGGTTATAACGAGGAAATGACCAAGGTCGACCGGGACATTATTGCCGACCAGTACTACAACGAAGGCTACATCCAGGTACGCGTCAAAGGTCCTGTGGCCAATCTGCTGGCCGATAAAAAGTCGATGGAACTGCTTTACGAAATCGAGGAGGGACCGCAGTTTTTTGCCGGGAAAATGGATGTGTCGGGGGATCTGCTCAAGGACAAGCAGGAACTGCTCGGCGTCATGAGCATGAAGGAAGGGGATGTCTTCAGTCGCAAAGTCATGCGCGAGGACATGCTCAAGCTTAATGATCAGTACGCCGATACCGGCTTCGCCTACGTTAACGTCACGCCCGAAACCGAAGTGAATGAAGAGACCCGCAGGGTCGACATTACCTTCGATGTCGAGCAGGGCATCCGTGCCCGTATCGGCCGCATCAACGTCGCCGGCAACACCCGTACCCGCGACAAGGTCATCCGGCGGCAGGTCAAGCTGGCGGAAGGGGATGTCTACAGCGCCTCCCTGATCAAGGACAGTCGTCGCAAGATCAACAATCTCGGATATTTCGACGAAGTCAATCTGACCACCCGCAAGGGCGACGATCTGTCACTGATGGATGTCGACATCGATGTCAAGGAACGCGCCACGGGCAGTTTCAGCATCGGTGCGGGTTTTTCTTCCGTCGACGGCCTGATGCTGCAGGGTTCCGTGTCCCAGGATAACTTTCTCGGCCGTGGTTTGCGTCTCGATCTGTCCGGTTCGCTGGGCGGCAGCCGCACGGTTTACCGCATCGGCCTGCTCGACCCCTATTTTCTCGACCGCGATCTGGCCCTCGGTTTCGATCTCTACGACACCGAACGGGAATGGACCGATTTTGAGCGCGAAACCACCGGTGGTGACATCAAGCTCGGCCTGCCGATTACCGACGATATCCGGTCCTTCTTTGTCTATCGCTATGAAAAGAAAAACATTACCGATGTCGATGATGACGCCAGCTGGATGATCAAGGAACAGGAAGGCAAGCATACGCTGTCGTCCTTCACCGCATCCCTGAGCCGCAACACCACCGATTTCCGCCCTGATCCGAGCCGCGGCAACATTACGGAAATCGCCGTTGAATATGCCGGTCTGGGAGGTACGGAGCGTTTCATCAAGTACACGGCCGACCATCGGTTCTTTTATCCGCTGCCCTGGAACATGGTCTTCAGCATTCACGGTCAGCTCGGCTATATCCAGGAAATGGGCGACAAGTCGATTCCTCTCGACGAGCGGTTTTTTCTGGGCGGCATGAACTCCCTGCGTGGCTTTGAATCCCGGGAAGTCGGCCCGCGGGACCCCGAGACGGGCGATTTTTACGGAGGCGCCAAGGAGGCGGTGTTCAATTTCGAACTGACCTTCCCGCTGCTGAAGGAAATGAAGATGAAGGGCCTGCTGTTTTTCGATACCGGCAACGCCTGGGATACCGATGAATCCATGTTCTCCGAAATGCGTTACAGCGTTGGCGCCGGCATCAGCTGGAACAGCCCCATGGGGCCGCTGCGGTTTGCCTGGGGTTACAATCTGGACCCGGAGGAATGGGAAGAACCTACCGCCTTCGATTTTTCGGTTGGCAGAATGTTTTAAATGAACGAGATCCGGGCAGTCACGGCTGACAACTGCCCTTCACACAGTGTGTGCGATAAGAAAACTGGGCCGATACACTTACCCTAAAGGAGCCTGACATGAAGAAGATTTGTGGATTTCTGGCAGCTGTAATGCTTTTTGCCGCGGTACCGGCCGGCGCCGCCGGAAAAGTCGGCGTTATCGATCTGCAGAAGGTTTTGCGTACCTCGGCCGCTGGCCAGGCGGCGCAGAAGACCATCGCAACCAAGGCCGAGTCCTTCCAGAAGACCATGCAGAGCCGGCAGGCTGCTCTGAAAAAAGCCAACGATGAGTTCGAAAAGCAGAAGATGGTGCTGTCCAAGGACGCCGCTGCCCAGAAAGAGCGTGATCTGCAGAACAAGATCAAGGATTTTCAGCGGTTTGGCAAGGACGCTCAGGAAGAACTGCAGCGGGAGGACCGCCAGGCGACTTCCAAAATTCTCGACGAAGTGGCCAAAATCGTCAAGGACCTGGGCGCCAAAGGCGGTTACGACGTCATTATTGAAAAAAGCACCACGCTGTACACCAATCCCGCCGTTGACATGACCGATGCCGTTGTCAAGGCCTACGACAAGAAACACAAGGGAAAATAAGGAGATAGCATGCCGACCCTGAATGAATTGGCGGCCCTGCTCGGCGCCGAGGTGGTTGGCGACGGTTCTGTCGTCATCCATCGCATGGCACCGATCGACAGCGCCGGACCCGGCGATATCACCTTCGTCGCCAATCCCAGGTATCTGGCCAGGCTCAAGGATACCACCGCATCTGCTGTTATCATCAAGCCGGGGTTTGAATGCCCCGGTCTTGCCATGCTGGTGTGCGACAACCCCTACCTGGCTTTCGCCAAGGTTCTCACGGCGCTGCATGGGCAACGCCCCGCGCCGCGGGGGGTGATGGATGGGGCCTGGGTCGATTCGACCGCCGAGCTTGGTGAGGACATTACCGTTTATCCCGGCTGCGTTGTCGGCAAAAATGTGCGTATCGGCCGCGGCACCATCCTCTATCCCGGGGTGGTCCTC
This portion of the Syntrophotalea acetylenica genome encodes:
- a CDS encoding ABC transporter ATP-binding protein; translated protein: MAGFTDGSGRSSALRVGGRVIEVQGLCKSFVSGSRRVDVLSHVDLEIAMGERVAVVGASGAGKTSLMHILGGLDQPSSGDVRYDGQDIFRLRGAELDAFRNRTLGFVFQFHQLLPEFTALENVMMPALIARWSRSRAEAAAKDLLCEVGLEPRLSHKPGELSGGEQQRVAIARALIMSPRVLLADEPTGNLDSATSDGIYNLLTRLHDTRGLTLVVVTHDARLAAGLDRIVHMADGRIADCA
- a CDS encoding lipoprotein-releasing ABC transporter permease subunit gives rise to the protein MGYEWFVSLRYLRAKRKQTFISVISFISIAGVTLGVAALIVVLAVMTGFHDGVRQQILGNVPHVLIQQQGGAIDGYPQLVKTVRQQVPEAVAVNPFVSKEAMLLARGNVAAVNVKGIERGNKVFRQPFFQSTDEQVQAALYSGSDGPPGIVLGLDTASTLGVGLGDTVNVIPPKFNVTPFGLIPKMKPFRVAGIFQHRGGFLDAYFAYVDLRQAQQFLDANGQASGVEIELVSFEQSRQVTQRLRDSLPYPYLVSSWEDLFGSFLSALKLEKLGLFIVLGIIVLVAAFNIATTLIMIVMEKHKDIAILRSMGANSRSILQIFVFQGLIVGSLGTALGTLLGVTLAGNADPIIKGLERLLKVRIFDQAVYGMERFPSVVNADDVIAVALTAMVICLLATIYPAWRASRMDPGEALRYE
- the bamA gene encoding outer membrane protein assembly factor BamA, which encodes MKNRWIIWLISLWLIPVVGMASPVQVDQVLIDGNRRVERGYIEGVLTVAPGTSVTVEEIDRNIEAIFKTGRFQDVSAELVERDGKKALVFKVSERPLLRKINFTGNSEIKSEKLGEMVNAQKIEFYRPQVVRDATDIIKRAYVQQGYYATEIDAKVDINERQEATITFNINEGDKVYVTNIRFEGNTVFKAKQLKKAMLSKEKWFLSFITGRGGYNEEMTKVDRDIIADQYYNEGYIQVRVKGPVANLLADKKSMELLYEIEEGPQFFAGKMDVSGDLLKDKQELLGVMSMKEGDVFSRKVMREDMLKLNDQYADTGFAYVNVTPETEVNEETRRVDITFDVEQGIRARIGRINVAGNTRTRDKVIRRQVKLAEGDVYSASLIKDSRRKINNLGYFDEVNLTTRKGDDLSLMDVDIDVKERATGSFSIGAGFSSVDGLMLQGSVSQDNFLGRGLRLDLSGSLGGSRTVYRIGLLDPYFLDRDLALGFDLYDTEREWTDFERETTGGDIKLGLPITDDIRSFFVYRYEKKNITDVDDDASWMIKEQEGKHTLSSFTASLSRNTTDFRPDPSRGNITEIAVEYAGLGGTERFIKYTADHRFFYPLPWNMVFSIHGQLGYIQEMGDKSIPLDERFFLGGMNSLRGFESREVGPRDPETGDFYGGAKEAVFNFELTFPLLKEMKMKGLLFFDTGNAWDTDESMFSEMRYSVGAGISWNSPMGPLRFAWGYNLDPEEWEEPTAFDFSVGRMF
- a CDS encoding OmpH family outer membrane protein yields the protein MKKICGFLAAVMLFAAVPAGAAGKVGVIDLQKVLRTSAAGQAAQKTIATKAESFQKTMQSRQAALKKANDEFEKQKMVLSKDAAAQKERDLQNKIKDFQRFGKDAQEELQREDRQATSKILDEVAKIVKDLGAKGGYDVIIEKSTTLYTNPAVDMTDAVVKAYDKKHKGK